The following are encoded together in the Coffea arabica cultivar ET-39 chromosome 1c, Coffea Arabica ET-39 HiFi, whole genome shotgun sequence genome:
- the LOC113726421 gene encoding uncharacterized protein At2g27730, mitochondrial-like yields MASRMAMRYVSRRFSSSGKVLSEEEKAAENVYIKKIEQEKLEKLARKGPKAEETAAGSGGSGSVADAKPSAQSSSTPGVSTDKYRNYAVVAGAVTLLGAGGWYLLSKDKKAEEVHD; encoded by the exons ATGGCGAGTAGGATGGCTATGAGATATGTTTCTCGCAGGTTCTCTAGCAGTGGCAAAGTTCTCAGTGAGGAGGAAAAAGCTGCAGAAAATGTCTACATCAAG AAAATTGAGCAAGAGAAGTTGGAGAAGCTTGCACGCAAG GGACCAAAAGCAGAAGAGACAGCAGCAGGCTCAGGGGGTTCAGGATCTGTTGCTGATGCTAAACCTAGTGCTCAGAGCTCCTCAACACCTGGTGTGTCAACTGACAAGTATAGAAACTATGCAGTTGTTGCTGGAGCGGTGACTCTTCTTGGTGCTGGGGGTTGGTACTTATTGTCAAAAGACAAGAAAGCAGAAGAAGTGCATGACTAA
- the LOC113726436 gene encoding protein transport protein SEC23 D-like — protein MAVRATVGRFPENQEALESSGIPWGVTVTPFAGKDENGSPPAYGSDGNLLPRCENCWAYYNTFCDQEQWAWTCALCGTLNGLSSQAIARYSLPHSCAENLSSFIDLELPLDESEEMQARLVYVAAVDLSSSEEFLELIKSALLAALEALGPGSLFGLATFSHKVGLFDVQGPIPVVKNVLIPPDSDGGLPIELDDVMPLSSFLAPVDTCKDRIASALETLKPTNSWERTTAAGQGVDGVLLGGRGFGVAMEALLNYLGSEYGNTFALGRIFAFLSGPPDFGAGELDTRRYGEQYASKGEDADLALLPEQTPFYKDLATVAVQAGVCVDIFAVTNEYTDLASLKFLSIESGGSLFLYTNTDNSTLPQDMYRMLSRPYAFNCVLRLRTSSEFKVGNSYGHFFPDPQYENVQHIICCDSFATYAYDFDFANDSGFSRHTTELPMLQIAFQYTVVVPPDELSKSTSSSANRNKHSLQRRLRIHTLQFTTAHNINEVYDSVDPEVVLSILVHKVILISLEQGVREGRVLLNDWLVLLTARYNDACKLLQFERGNSATAHVDVAFSQCPQLQPLPRLVFALLRNPLLRLHEEGVHPDYRIYLQCLFSALEPSSLHRAIYPILTSFATPDKQAFPRHSLSRAALITSGSPIFFLDAFTTLIVFYSSTADPALPFPPPQDCLLRTTINKLKQERCITPTLMFIRGGQDDSTIFENYLIEEQDVEGSGFTSVMGFVSFLEEINHGVLEYLK, from the exons ATGGCGGTGCGGGCGACGGTGGGCCGGTTCCCGGAGAACCAGGAAGCGTTGGAATCAAGCGGGATACCATGGGGAGTAACCGTGACGCCATTCGCCGGGAAGGACGAGAACGGGAGCCCACCGGCGTACGGATCGGACGGGAACCTTTTGCCCCGATGCGAGAATTGCTGGGCTTACTACAACACTTTCTGCGACCAAGAGCAGTGGGCTTGGACTTGTGCGCTTTGTGGAACCCTCAACGGACTTTCTTCTCAGGCCATCGCTCGTTATTCTCTTCCCCACTCTTGTGCTGAGAATCTCTCCTCATTCATCGACCTCGAATTGCCAt TAGATGAATCTGAGGAAATGCAAGCACGACTTGTTTATGTGGCGGCTGTGGATCTTTCAT CCTCGGAAGAGTTTCTGGAACTTATTAAAAGTGCTTTGTTAGCTGCTTTAGAAG ccCTTGGACCTGGATCACTTTTTGGGCTTGCTACTTTTAGCCACAAAGTTGGTTTATTCGATGTTCAAGGTCCAATCCCAGTGGTGAAAAATGTTCTCATTCCTCCAGATTCAGATGGCGGCCTGCCAATTGAGCTTGATGATGTTATGCCTTTGTCTTCATTTTTGGCTCCA GTTGATACCTGTAAGGACCGTATTGCATCTGCACTTGAAACGCTAAAACCCACAAATTCGTGGGAGAGGACCACAGCTGCCGGTCAAGGAGTAGATGGGGTTCTGTTGGGCGGTCGGGGCTTTGGGGTGGCAATGGAAGCTCTTCTTAATTATCTTGGTTCAGAATATGGAAATACTTTTGCATTAG GAAGAATTTTTGCTTTTCTATCCGGTCCACCTGATTTTGGTGCTGGAGAGCTGGATACTAGAAGGTATGGTGAGCAATATGCCAGTAAAGGGGAGGATGCAGACCTGGCTCTACTTCCAGAACAGACACCATTTTATAAAGATTTG GCTACTGTCGCTGTTCAAGCAGGTGTTTGTGTGGACATATTTGCTGTTACAAATGAGTACACAGATCTAGCATCTCTAAAATTTCTCAGTATTGAGAGTGGGGGCTCACTGTTTTTATATACAAATACTGACAACTCAACACTGCCACAGGACAT GTACCGCATGTTAAGTCGTCCTTATGCTTTTAATTGTGTACTCCGGTTGAGAACATCTTCTGAGTTTAAAGTTGGTAATTCA TATGGCCATTTTTTCCCAGATCCTCAATATGAGAATGTACAACATATCATTTGTTGTGATTCCTTTGCCACATATGCTTATGATTTTGACTTTGCAAATGATTCTGGATTTTCCAG ACATACTACAGAACTTCCTATGTTGCAAATTGCTTTTCAGTACACCGTTGTAGTGCCCCCTGATGAACTGTCAAAATCAACATCAAGTTCTGCAAACAG AAACAAGCATTCCCTTCAGAGGAGACTAAGGATCCATACTTTGCAATTTACAACTGCCCATAATATCAATGAAGTGTACGATAGTGTTGATCCAGAAGTGGTCCTTTCTATACTTGTGCACAAG GTCATATTGATTTCATTGGAGCAAGGAGTTAGAGAAGGCAGGGTCTTACTTAATGATTGGCTTGTACTCCTTACAGCTCGATATAATGATGCTTGCAAACTTCTGCAATTTGAGCGTGGAAATTCAGCTACAGCTCATGTTGATGTTGCATTCTCCCAGTGCCCACAGCTTCAGCCTTTGCCCCGCTTAGTTTTTGCTTTGCTGCGAAATCCTCTACTCCGCCTGCATGAAGAAGGTGTTCATCCAGATTACCGAATATATCTTCAGTGTCTATTCAG TGCTTTAGAACCTTCATCTCTTCACCGAGCTATATATCCTATCTTGACATCATTTGCCACTCCGGATAAACAAGCCTTTCCACGCCATTCCTTGAGTCGGGCTGCATTGATCACAAGTGGAAGTCCAATATTTTTTCTCGATGCATTCACTACCCTCATTGTATTCTATTCTTCTACTGCAGACCCTGCACTTCCTTTTCCTCCACCTCAAGACT GCTTATTAAGAACTACCATAAACAAGTTAAAGCAAGAGCGATGCATTACACCAACACTCATGTTTATAAGAGGAGGGCAGGATGATTCCACAATTTTTGAAAACTATCTTATAGAGGAACAAGACGTTGAAGGCAGTGGATTCACTAGTGTCATGGGCTTCGTTTCTTTCCTGGAGGAGATAAATCATGGCGTGTTGGAATATCTGAAATGA